The Mammaliicoccus sciuri genome window below encodes:
- a CDS encoding YlaN family protein, whose protein sequence is MHYDSEICQRAYDQLYNDSEKILQLIKVQMDNLTMPQCPLYEEVLDTQMFGLQKEVDFAVQIGLVDREKGQTLMASLEKELSKLHDAFTNA, encoded by the coding sequence ATGCATTACGATTCAGAAATTTGTCAAAGGGCATATGACCAATTATATAACGATTCTGAAAAAATCCTTCAGTTAATAAAGGTACAAATGGACAACTTAACTATGCCACAATGTCCTTTATATGAGGAAGTTTTAGATACGCAAATGTTTGGTCTTCAAAAGGAAGTAGATTTTGCAGTACAAATTGGACTTGTTGATAGAGAAAAGGGTCAGACACTTATGGCAAGTTTAGAAAAGGAACTATCTAAATTGCATGATGCTTTCACAAATGCTTAA
- a CDS encoding DUF4064 domain-containing protein translates to MKRTTEYILLVVGAVFSLIGIVLAFITKSVSNTAEFKMEFERQMQNNPDLQNEVPLDELSSVMSSILNYALVILIISIILVIVALVFVKKQRILSGISAILGGLVSILIFNIISFLVLIIAGIMLLVRKEKNHQFEDVNFQNDHNHLDDDNHQQNQFNSEDKKKKDDDPYIY, encoded by the coding sequence ATGAAAAGAACAACAGAATATATATTACTCGTTGTTGGTGCAGTATTCTCGTTAATTGGAATTGTATTGGCATTTATAACGAAATCTGTTTCGAATACTGCTGAATTTAAGATGGAATTTGAGCGACAAATGCAAAATAATCCTGATTTGCAAAATGAAGTGCCTTTGGATGAATTATCATCTGTTATGAGTAGTATATTGAATTATGCGCTTGTTATTCTAATCATCAGTATTATATTAGTGATAGTGGCATTAGTATTTGTTAAAAAGCAAAGAATTTTATCTGGTATATCAGCTATACTTGGTGGTCTTGTTTCAATACTCATCTTTAACATTATTTCATTCCTTGTATTAATTATTGCAGGTATTATGTTATTAGTGAGAAAAGAAAAAAATCATCAATTTGAAGATGTGAATTTCCAAAATGACCATAATCATTTAGACGATGATAATCATCAACAAAATCAGTTTAATTCAGAAGATAAAAAGAAAAAAGATGACGACCCATATATTTATTAA
- a CDS encoding YktB family protein produces MTKYTFKQKDFKVFSVEGLENRMQALDEQVRPQLHALGERYTKYLTEQTGDTFHYHVAKHARRTVNPPKDTWVAFATNQRGYKILPHFQIGLFESQLFIMFGVMHENKNKGQMADFLNKNFNLLEDLPSDYSLCFDHYNIDKSPIDSLSTEDLKHHIKRLKDIKKAEFFVARTLDPKSDVLKTDKSFTAFLDETFDELIKFYS; encoded by the coding sequence ATGACTAAGTATACGTTTAAACAAAAAGATTTTAAAGTTTTTAGTGTTGAAGGTTTAGAAAATAGGATGCAAGCACTAGACGAACAAGTAAGACCACAATTACATGCTTTAGGTGAAAGATATACAAAATATTTAACTGAACAAACTGGAGATACATTCCATTACCATGTTGCAAAACATGCAAGAAGAACTGTAAATCCCCCTAAAGATACGTGGGTTGCATTTGCGACTAATCAACGTGGATATAAAATATTACCACATTTTCAAATTGGTTTATTTGAATCACAATTATTTATAATGTTTGGTGTCATGCATGAAAATAAAAACAAAGGTCAAATGGCTGACTTTTTAAATAAAAACTTTAACTTATTAGAAGACTTACCTAGTGATTATTCATTATGTTTTGATCATTATAATATTGATAAATCTCCTATTGATTCATTATCTACAGAAGATTTGAAACATCATATAAAGAGATTAAAAGATATTAAAAAAGCGGAATTCTTCGTGGCACGTACTTTAGATCCTAAGTCTGATGTATTAAAAACAGATAAATCATTTACTGCATTTTTAGATGAAACATTTGATGAGTTAATTAAATTTTATAGTTAA
- a CDS encoding YlaH-like family protein encodes MLLVAKNVSVNPTERLSFFGKLFRVDENPELGMWLLLLTIFVLSAIVYNLGFARKLKFWQNIIIYILLFLGCLLLTFLAVFLPVGESLIIAAIVLGLYRYRLHKERSSGKQQ; translated from the coding sequence ATGCTCTTAGTTGCTAAAAATGTAAGTGTTAATCCAACAGAAAGGCTTTCATTTTTTGGTAAGTTATTTAGAGTAGATGAGAACCCAGAGCTTGGTATGTGGCTTTTATTATTAACGATTTTTGTATTAAGTGCGATTGTTTATAATTTAGGGTTTGCAAGAAAACTAAAGTTTTGGCAAAACATTATTATCTATATATTACTGTTTTTAGGTTGTTTATTATTAACATTTCTAGCGGTATTCTTGCCTGTAGGAGAAAGTTTAATAATAGCAGCAATTGTTTTAGGTCTATATCGTTACAGACTTCATAAAGAACGGAGTAGCGGTAAACAACAATAA
- a CDS encoding FtsW/RodA/SpoVE family cell cycle protein, with product MEYIKRFFQYIKNYSKYIDFTLLITYIILSFIGLVMVYSASMVAATKGTLTGGIPVSGTYFFVRQFIYCIVGFFIVFFMSYFMHINILKNKRVQQIVIFTIFGLLVLTLLVGTTINGAKSWINLGFMNLQASEILKVAMILYLSFIIDKRRNRLKQFKLALMMPLFLIGTCIGLVLLQNDTGQALILCMIVLCIFAYSGIGIKAILKWSGPIFAGVVLLIIFSIVFKGGILSQHQADRFHVLENPFNYESGIGYHLANSLLAIGNGGLFGKGLGNGIMKLGYLPEPHTDFIFAVIAEELGLVGVLFIIGLLGFIVYKGFLYAALTDSYFFKLVCVGISSYIGIQTFVNLAGISGTIPLTGVPLPFMTFGGSSMLSLSIATGILLLTAKQIRIESRQSTR from the coding sequence ATGGAATATATTAAGAGGTTTTTCCAGTACATTAAGAATTACTCAAAATACATAGATTTCACATTGTTAATTACTTATATCATTTTATCATTCATTGGCTTAGTGATGGTATACAGCGCAAGTATGGTAGCTGCTACAAAAGGTACTTTAACAGGTGGTATCCCAGTATCGGGTACTTACTTTTTTGTAAGGCAGTTTATATATTGTATAGTTGGATTTTTTATTGTATTTTTTATGTCGTATTTTATGCATATTAACATTTTAAAGAATAAAAGAGTACAACAAATTGTTATATTCACAATATTTGGTTTGCTCGTGTTAACTTTACTTGTTGGTACGACTATTAACGGTGCAAAAAGTTGGATTAACTTAGGTTTTATGAACTTACAAGCATCTGAAATTTTGAAAGTTGCAATGATTTTATACTTATCATTCATTATTGATAAAAGACGAAATCGACTTAAGCAATTTAAACTTGCACTGATGATGCCTTTATTCTTGATTGGTACTTGTATTGGATTAGTCTTATTACAAAATGATACAGGTCAAGCGTTGATACTCTGTATGATTGTATTATGTATCTTCGCATATTCAGGTATTGGTATTAAAGCAATTTTAAAATGGTCTGGTCCAATTTTTGCAGGTGTTGTATTACTGATTATCTTTAGTATAGTGTTTAAAGGTGGCATTCTGTCACAACACCAAGCAGACCGATTCCATGTACTCGAAAATCCTTTCAACTACGAAAGCGGTATTGGATATCACTTAGCTAATTCATTATTAGCTATCGGTAACGGTGGTCTCTTTGGTAAAGGGCTAGGTAATGGCATTATGAAATTAGGTTATTTACCTGAACCGCATACAGACTTTATCTTTGCAGTTATCGCTGAAGAATTAGGCTTAGTCGGCGTGTTATTTATAATAGGATTACTTGGGTTCATTGTATATAAAGGTTTCTTATATGCAGCACTTACGGATTCATATTTCTTTAAATTAGTATGTGTCGGTATTTCAAGCTATATTGGTATTCAAACTTTTGTAAACTTAGCGGGTATTTCAGGAACGATTCCTTTAACAGGTGTTCCATTGCCATTTATGACATTTGGTGGATCTTCAATGTTAAGCTTAAGTATCGCGACAGGTATACTATTATTAACGGCTAAACAAATAAGAATTGAGAGTCGTCAAAGCACGAGATAA
- a CDS encoding DUF5325 family protein, whose product MKKSKAIFVLLALIVTCLLLVFSFALAEGSMLFMLLAVLLIVATMGFGFTLKKKYRENGWL is encoded by the coding sequence ATGAAGAAATCTAAAGCAATATTCGTACTACTTGCTTTAATTGTAACATGTCTCCTTTTAGTGTTTAGCTTTGCATTAGCAGAAGGTTCAATGTTGTTTATGTTACTAGCAGTATTGCTAATCGTTGCAACAATGGGCTTTGGTTTTACACTTAAAAAGAAATACCGCGAAAACGGTTGGCTATAA
- the typA gene encoding translational GTPase TypA has protein sequence MTNLRENVRNIAIIAHVDHGKTTLVDELLKQSGIFRENEHIAERAMDSNDLEKERGITILAKNTAIDYKDHRINILDTPGHADFGGEVERIMKMVDGVVLVVDAYEGTMPQTRFVLKKALEQNLKPVVVVNKIDKPSARPEQVVDEVLDLFIELDANDEQLEFPVVYASALSGTASLESDKQDENMQCLYETILEYVPAPVDNRDEPLQFQVALLDYNDYVGRIGVGRVFRGTIKVGQQVSLVKIDGSVKNFRVTKIFGFFGLNRIEIDEAYAGDLIAISGMEDINVGETITPQDHVEALPILRIDEPTLEMTFSVNNSPFAGKEGTYVTARKIEERLETQLETDVSLRVTPTDSPDAWVVAGRGELHLSILIENMRREGYELQVSKPQVIVKEIDGVKSEPYERVQIDVPDEYTGAIIESLGSRKGEMVDMQSNENGQTKLIFIVPARGLIGYTTEFMSMTRGYGIINHTFDSYRPRIKGRIGGRRNGVLVSIDKGVASTYAILNLEDRGVNFMEPGTEVYEGMIVGENTRENDLTVNITKVKAANNIRSATKEQTTTMKKPRILTLEEALEYLNDDELVEVTPESIRLRKKILDKSERERAQKRQKMAEQEEE, from the coding sequence ATGACTAATTTAAGAGAAAATGTACGTAACATTGCGATTATTGCCCACGTTGACCACGGAAAAACAACTTTAGTAGATGAATTATTAAAGCAATCTGGTATTTTTCGTGAAAATGAACATATAGCAGAACGTGCGATGGATTCAAACGACCTTGAAAAAGAACGCGGTATTACGATATTAGCTAAAAATACGGCAATTGACTATAAAGATCACCGTATCAATATACTAGATACACCTGGACATGCTGACTTCGGAGGAGAAGTTGAGCGTATTATGAAAATGGTTGATGGTGTTGTATTAGTAGTAGATGCTTATGAAGGAACGATGCCACAAACACGTTTCGTACTTAAAAAAGCATTAGAACAAAATTTAAAACCAGTTGTAGTTGTTAATAAAATTGATAAACCTTCTGCAAGACCAGAACAAGTTGTAGATGAAGTATTAGACTTATTTATTGAATTAGATGCTAATGATGAGCAACTTGAATTCCCAGTTGTATATGCATCTGCATTAAGTGGTACTGCTAGTTTAGAGTCTGATAAACAAGACGAAAACATGCAATGTCTATATGAAACAATTTTAGAATATGTACCAGCACCTGTTGATAATAGAGATGAGCCATTACAATTCCAAGTTGCATTATTAGATTATAATGACTACGTTGGACGTATTGGTGTAGGACGTGTATTCAGAGGTACAATTAAAGTTGGACAACAAGTATCATTAGTTAAGATTGATGGTAGCGTTAAAAACTTCAGAGTTACAAAAATCTTTGGTTTCTTTGGTTTAAACCGTATAGAAATTGATGAAGCATACGCTGGTGACTTAATCGCTATTAGTGGTATGGAAGATATTAACGTAGGTGAAACAATTACACCTCAAGATCATGTTGAAGCTTTACCAATTTTAAGAATTGATGAGCCAACATTAGAAATGACATTCTCAGTTAATAATTCTCCATTCGCTGGTAAAGAAGGTACTTACGTAACAGCTCGTAAGATTGAAGAAAGATTAGAAACACAATTAGAAACAGATGTATCTTTACGTGTAACACCTACAGATTCACCTGATGCATGGGTTGTAGCAGGACGTGGGGAATTACATTTATCTATTCTAATTGAAAATATGAGACGTGAAGGTTATGAATTACAAGTTTCTAAACCTCAAGTTATTGTTAAAGAAATAGATGGCGTTAAATCTGAGCCTTATGAACGTGTTCAAATTGATGTTCCTGATGAATATACAGGTGCAATTATTGAATCTTTAGGATCTCGTAAAGGTGAAATGGTTGATATGCAATCTAACGAAAATGGCCAAACTAAATTAATCTTTATCGTTCCTGCTCGTGGATTAATTGGTTACACTACTGAATTCATGTCAATGACACGTGGTTATGGTATTATTAACCATACATTCGATTCTTACCGTCCAAGAATTAAAGGACGTATTGGTGGAAGAAGAAATGGTGTTCTTGTATCAATCGATAAAGGTGTAGCAAGTACTTATGCTATCTTGAACTTAGAAGATAGAGGTGTAAACTTCATGGAACCAGGTACTGAAGTTTATGAAGGTATGATTGTTGGTGAAAATACTCGTGAAAACGATCTAACAGTTAACATTACAAAAGTTAAAGCAGCTAACAACATCCGTTCAGCTACTAAAGAACAAACAACAACAATGAAAAAACCTAGAATTTTAACACTTGAAGAAGCGCTAGAATACTTAAATGATGACGAATTAGTTGAAGTAACACCTGAATCAATTCGTTTAAGAAAGAAAATTTTAGATAAATCAGAAAGAGAAAGAGCTCAGAAGAGACAAAAAATGGCTGAACAAGAAGAGGAGTGA
- a CDS encoding inositol monophosphatase family protein, whose amino-acid sequence MEIYKFAYQIIQEAGQIIRDSIDDDIQIETKSNPNDLVTNIDKETEERLFNQIKSTYPEHRILGEEGHGTDIDNTEGVLWIVDPIDGTLNFVHQQENFAISIGIFIDGEKYAGFVYDVMNDKMYHAIAGKGAWLNNEQLKPLEDTDLQTSLISTNPLWLTKEKLAKIYMPIVDQARSTRAYGSAALDFANVAKGNTSAYLTMRLHPWDFAGGLIIAEEVGAVVTNQLGEHLNILEANSILIGNKKIHQELLNEYFLPYKTMLEQIHTERFKGK is encoded by the coding sequence ATGGAAATATACAAATTTGCTTATCAAATAATACAAGAAGCGGGTCAAATTATTCGTGATTCAATAGATGACGATATTCAAATAGAAACAAAGTCAAATCCTAATGATTTAGTGACAAATATAGATAAAGAAACAGAAGAAAGATTATTTAATCAAATTAAATCTACATATCCAGAACATCGTATTTTAGGAGAAGAAGGTCACGGCACGGATATTGATAATACAGAGGGCGTCCTATGGATTGTTGACCCAATAGATGGCACACTTAACTTTGTACATCAACAAGAAAATTTCGCCATTTCAATCGGTATTTTTATTGATGGTGAAAAATATGCAGGATTTGTATATGATGTCATGAATGATAAAATGTATCACGCCATAGCTGGTAAAGGGGCATGGTTAAATAATGAACAACTTAAACCATTAGAAGATACTGATTTGCAGACCAGTTTAATTTCAACAAATCCTTTATGGTTAACAAAAGAAAAATTAGCTAAAATTTATATGCCGATTGTTGATCAAGCAAGAAGTACAAGAGCATACGGGTCAGCAGCGTTAGACTTTGCTAACGTTGCAAAAGGCAATACAAGTGCGTATTTAACAATGCGATTACATCCATGGGACTTTGCAGGAGGTTTAATAATTGCAGAAGAAGTAGGCGCAGTTGTAACAAACCAATTAGGAGAACACTTAAATATATTAGAAGCCAATTCAATTTTAATAGGCAATAAAAAAATTCACCAAGAACTATTGAATGAATACTTCTTACCATATAAGACAATGTTAGAACAAATTCATACAGAAAGATTTAAAGGAAAATAG
- a CDS encoding DUF4064 domain-containing protein, with protein sequence MMNSYVEHVRQPVGRGVEKFLGWFAWIILLGITALSLFAALVVLNNPDNINRLETLINRLNINITTNGQLMSASEVALNIQNGIWLFIIYLIIVLIFSFIGLVLMRWRIFSAFVFLLLAIITIPLFIVLVPLFFFIVCILLFVRKDKILPVQGMEPQQPYYENQRENIPPQPRERQRVEPKQQYREEHVEEPLQEKERLAQVDPVEQTETTHSEEVLSRSKKHQNKKQRNQQEETNVEDLDDAAQSDIDQQEDIGQRHEDPYNYEITQSDEYQVQPDKLKKEKKPKKVKPNATIERRKNYEKRMQQQKKYFEEKNKDEQNIEKNDHKLDK encoded by the coding sequence ATGATGAATTCATATGTAGAACATGTGAGACAGCCAGTTGGTAGAGGTGTAGAAAAATTTCTCGGCTGGTTTGCTTGGATTATCTTATTAGGCATAACAGCTTTATCTTTATTTGCTGCACTTGTCGTATTAAATAATCCAGATAATATAAATAGGCTAGAAACTTTAATTAATAGACTAAATATTAATATTACAACTAACGGACAATTAATGTCTGCTAGTGAAGTAGCACTCAATATTCAAAATGGTATTTGGTTATTTATAATTTACTTGATTATTGTTTTAATATTTTCATTTATTGGTTTAGTTTTAATGAGGTGGAGAATATTTTCTGCTTTTGTATTTTTACTTTTAGCAATTATAACAATTCCATTATTTATTGTGCTTGTACCATTATTCTTCTTTATTGTATGTATTTTATTATTCGTAAGAAAAGATAAAATATTACCAGTTCAAGGTATGGAACCACAACAACCATATTATGAAAATCAACGCGAAAATATTCCACCACAGCCTAGAGAACGTCAGCGAGTTGAACCTAAGCAGCAATATCGAGAAGAACATGTAGAAGAACCACTACAAGAGAAAGAGCGTTTAGCACAAGTTGATCCAGTAGAACAAACTGAAACGACTCATAGTGAGGAAGTGCTTTCTCGTAGTAAAAAGCATCAAAATAAAAAACAAAGAAATCAACAAGAAGAGACAAATGTTGAAGACTTAGATGATGCAGCTCAGTCCGATATAGATCAACAAGAGGATATTGGTCAAAGACATGAAGATCCATACAATTATGAAATAACACAATCAGATGAGTATCAAGTTCAACCTGATAAACTAAAAAAAGAAAAGAAACCTAAAAAAGTTAAACCTAATGCAACAATTGAAAGAAGAAAGAATTACGAAAAAAGAATGCAACAACAGAAAAAATATTTTGAAGAAAAAAATAAAGATGAACAAAATATAGAAAAAAACGATCATAAACTTGATAAATAA
- a CDS encoding DUF2197 domain-containing protein, which yields MMKVKCIICDSVVNLDSKSKEAKRLRNHPIRTFMCDDCKERLDKPKSEYK from the coding sequence ATTATGAAAGTAAAATGTATTATTTGTGATTCTGTTGTTAATTTGGATTCTAAATCTAAAGAAGCAAAAAGATTAAGAAATCACCCAATCCGTACATTTATGTGTGATGATTGTAAAGAAAGACTTGATAAACCTAAATCAGAATACAAATAA
- a CDS encoding pyruvate carboxylase, giving the protein MSKINKLLVANRGEIAIRIFRAATELDIETVAIYSNEDLGALHRYKADESYLVDENLGPTESYLNIEAIIKVAKKAGVDAIHPGYGFLSENETFAKRCAEEGIKFIGPELKHLDMFGDKVKARATAIAADVPVIPGTDGAVELFEEVEAFTKEHGFPVIIKAISGGGGKGMRIVNNASELEDAYQRAKSEAGKSFGNSEVYVEKYIDQPKHIEVQIIGDEHGNLVHLYERDCSVQRRHQKVVEVAPSVSLGDELRHRICNVALDLMKKIGYVNAGTVEFLVSGDEFYFIEVNPRVQVEHTITEMVTGIDIVKTQILVAEGESLFGDKIEMPQQEDITTLGFAIQSRITTEDPLNDFMPDTGKIIAYRSSGGFGVRLDAGDGFEGAEISPYYDSLLVKVSTHAMSLRQATEKMLRSLKEMRIRGIKTNIPFLYNVVNHEKFAKGTYTTKFLENNPELFEITPTRDRGTKTLQYIGNISVNGFPGVEKREKPHFEKFKLEEVSKEEIASLSGTKQILEQHGPEGVSKWLKEQEEVLLTDTTFRDAHQSLLATRMRTYDMLQIAPETAKYLNDAFSLEMWGGATFDVAYNFLKENPWERLTRLRKKIPNVLFQMLLRASNAVGYKNYPDNVIEKFVKESAEAGIDVFRIFDSLNWLDQMKVANEAVQKSGKISEGAICYTGDILNPERSNVYTLEYYINLAKELQREGVHILGIKDMAGLLKPKAAYELISELKTQIDIPIHLHTHDTSGNGLLVYQSAIRAGVDVIDTAVASMSGTTSQPSANSLYYALSGNERDVRINIDGLERLSQYWDTVRNYYSDFESDIRSPHTEIYQHEMPGGQYSNLGQQAKSLGLGERFNEVKDMYKRVNLLFGDIVKVTPSSKVVGDMALYMVQNDLDEESVIKRGRSLDFPESVVSFFKGEIGQPVNGFNKELQKVILKGQQPIEKRPGELLEPVDFDALREELQAKQQEEVTEQDLISYAIYPKVYEQYIKTYESFGNLSLLDTPTFLFGMKKNETVEITIDKGKILIVKLLSIGHVYEDGHRWVYYELNGQPRKVYVKDEHVKVSEAVLQKADLSNESHIGAQMPGTISEVKVKQGDEVKQGDALIITEAMKMETTIQAPFDGTVSNIYVSAGDSIQTQDLIITIDKA; this is encoded by the coding sequence ATGAGCAAAATAAATAAATTATTAGTAGCCAATCGAGGCGAAATTGCAATCAGAATTTTTAGAGCAGCAACAGAGTTAGATATTGAAACGGTAGCGATTTATTCTAATGAAGACTTAGGGGCATTGCATAGATATAAAGCAGATGAGTCATATTTAGTAGATGAAAATCTTGGACCAACTGAAAGTTATTTAAATATAGAGGCAATTATAAAAGTTGCTAAAAAAGCAGGCGTCGATGCGATTCATCCGGGATATGGGTTTTTAAGTGAAAATGAAACATTCGCAAAGAGATGTGCTGAAGAAGGCATTAAATTTATTGGACCAGAACTTAAACATTTAGACATGTTTGGGGATAAGGTAAAAGCAAGAGCGACAGCTATAGCTGCAGATGTTCCAGTTATTCCAGGAACTGATGGTGCTGTTGAATTATTTGAGGAAGTAGAAGCATTTACAAAAGAACACGGTTTCCCAGTTATCATCAAAGCCATTTCAGGTGGTGGTGGTAAAGGTATGCGTATCGTTAATAATGCGAGTGAATTAGAAGATGCATACCAAAGAGCTAAATCAGAAGCTGGAAAATCTTTTGGAAATAGCGAAGTTTATGTCGAAAAATACATAGATCAACCAAAACATATTGAAGTTCAAATCATAGGTGACGAACACGGAAACTTAGTTCATTTATATGAAAGAGATTGTTCAGTACAACGTAGACATCAAAAAGTCGTAGAAGTTGCACCATCTGTCTCATTAGGTGATGAATTAAGACATCGTATTTGTAATGTCGCATTAGACTTAATGAAGAAAATCGGATATGTCAATGCAGGTACGGTTGAGTTCTTAGTATCTGGTGATGAATTCTACTTTATTGAAGTTAACCCACGTGTACAAGTAGAACATACTATTACTGAAATGGTAACAGGTATTGATATTGTTAAGACGCAAATATTAGTTGCTGAAGGTGAATCATTATTTGGTGACAAAATTGAAATGCCACAACAAGAAGACATTACTACTTTAGGTTTCGCAATTCAAAGTCGTATCACAACTGAAGATCCATTAAATGACTTCATGCCAGATACAGGTAAAATTATTGCTTACCGTTCAAGTGGTGGCTTCGGCGTAAGACTAGATGCTGGTGATGGATTCGAAGGTGCAGAAATATCACCTTATTACGATTCATTATTAGTGAAAGTTTCAACGCATGCTATGTCATTAAGACAAGCGACTGAAAAAATGTTGCGTTCTCTTAAAGAAATGAGAATAAGAGGTATTAAAACCAATATTCCATTCCTATATAATGTGGTAAATCACGAGAAGTTTGCGAAGGGTACATATACAACTAAATTCTTAGAAAACAACCCAGAGCTTTTTGAGATTACACCAACTAGAGATAGAGGTACAAAAACGTTACAATATATCGGAAACATTTCTGTAAATGGATTTCCTGGTGTGGAAAAACGAGAAAAACCACACTTCGAAAAGTTCAAATTAGAGGAAGTGTCTAAAGAAGAAATTGCATCATTATCAGGTACGAAGCAAATTTTAGAACAACATGGACCTGAAGGCGTAAGTAAATGGTTAAAAGAACAAGAAGAAGTACTATTAACAGATACGACGTTTAGAGATGCACATCAATCATTATTAGCAACACGTATGAGAACATACGATATGTTACAAATTGCTCCTGAAACAGCTAAATATTTAAATGATGCATTTTCATTAGAAATGTGGGGCGGTGCAACATTTGATGTGGCATACAACTTCTTAAAAGAGAATCCATGGGAACGTTTAACACGCTTACGTAAAAAAATTCCAAATGTGTTATTCCAAATGTTGTTAAGAGCATCAAATGCAGTTGGATATAAAAACTACCCTGATAATGTGATTGAAAAATTTGTTAAAGAAAGTGCCGAAGCCGGAATCGATGTGTTTAGAATATTCGATTCATTAAACTGGTTAGATCAAATGAAAGTCGCAAATGAAGCGGTACAAAAATCAGGTAAAATTTCAGAAGGTGCGATTTGCTACACAGGCGATATCTTAAATCCAGAAAGATCTAACGTATATACTTTAGAGTATTACATTAATCTAGCTAAAGAATTACAACGTGAAGGTGTACATATTCTTGGCATTAAAGATATGGCTGGATTGTTAAAACCTAAAGCAGCTTACGAACTAATTAGTGAATTGAAGACACAAATTGATATTCCAATCCATTTACATACTCATGATACGAGTGGTAACGGATTACTTGTTTATCAAAGTGCGATAAGAGCAGGTGTTGATGTTATTGATACTGCAGTAGCTAGTATGAGTGGTACAACATCACAACCTTCAGCTAACTCTTTATACTATGCATTAAGTGGAAATGAAAGAGATGTTAGAATAAATATTGATGGTCTTGAAAGATTATCTCAATATTGGGATACAGTTAGAAACTATTATTCTGATTTTGAAAGTGATATTCGTTCTCCACATACTGAAATTTACCAACATGAGATGCCAGGTGGACAGTATTCTAACCTTGGCCAACAAGCTAAAAGTTTAGGATTAGGTGAAAGATTTAATGAAGTTAAAGACATGTATAAACGTGTTAACTTATTATTTGGTGATATCGTAAAAGTAACACCTTCTTCTAAAGTAGTTGGGGACATGGCATTATACATGGTTCAAAATGATTTAGATGAAGAAAGTGTCATTAAACGTGGACGTTCACTAGATTTCCCTGAATCAGTTGTCTCATTCTTTAAAGGTGAAATTGGTCAACCGGTAAATGGCTTTAATAAAGAATTACAAAAAGTCATCTTAAAAGGTCAACAACCAATTGAAAAACGACCAGGTGAATTATTAGAGCCTGTTGATTTTGATGCATTGCGTGAAGAGCTACAAGCTAAACAACAAGAAGAAGTAACAGAACAAGATTTAATCAGTTATGCCATTTATCCTAAAGTTTACGAACAATATATTAAGACATATGAAAGTTTCGGAAACTTATCATTGTTAGACACACCTACATTCTTATTCGGTATGAAGAAAAATGAAACGGTAGAAATAACAATTGATAAAGGTAAGATCTTAATCGTTAAATTACTTTCTATTGGTCATGTATACGAAGATGGTCATCGTTGGGTATACTATGAGTTGAATGGTCAACCAAGAAAAGTATACGTTAAAGATGAACATGTTAAAGTTTCTGAGGCAGTATTACAAAAAGCAGACTTAAGTAATGAATCTCATATTGGTGCTCAAATGCCTGGTACAATTTCAGAAGTGAAAGTAAAACAAGGTGATGAAGTGAAACAAGGTGACGCACTTATCATTACTGAAGCAATGAAAATGGAAACAACAATACAAGCACCATTTGATGGAACGGTAAGCAATATTTACGTTTCAGCTGGTGACAGTATTCAAACACAAGATTTGATTATTACAATCGATAAAGCATAA